A genomic stretch from Caldicellulosiruptoraceae bacterium PP1 includes:
- a CDS encoding MFS transporter, whose product MDYDERNLRQAYLFSMKKLKKNTILSITDGSIFAISSGMLSTGTVIIYFISHYVHSKTMIGFLTTINVLLANSAQIFVTKKLEDLEKYKKSLIKYAILMRLTWFLLAVDIFLFAEKNNWLFVVLFYTIFSLQGLCTAFTSITWFNLILKLVPEKYRSRFFGIRSTCGGIFETLGAYLMGIILKSFGYPLNYAILFLTAFIIMMISLSFVSLLDEPPLKKPKKQVDNKEYFKNMFMILKEDKNFTRYLLSVALIAGFGKMPFAFQTIFAKDKLGIGTQEVANATTILLLSQTFGYMIWGIVGTKKGFKATLVFSAIIFIPAIILTYFMKSVFIYYISISLFGIAQSARNVNESNLAANLCRDPLKQPSYIGLRNFLMGPFFAFNAMIAGFIIDVFSVQILFIISIISMISGFLILSFWVKEYRV is encoded by the coding sequence TTGGATTATGATGAACGTAATTTACGCCAAGCATACTTATTCTCAATGAAAAAACTGAAAAAAAATACTATTTTATCAATAACTGATGGTAGTATATTTGCAATTTCATCAGGAATGTTATCAACAGGGACAGTAATTATTTACTTTATATCGCATTATGTTCATTCAAAAACAATGATTGGTTTTTTAACAACTATTAATGTGTTGTTAGCAAATTCAGCCCAGATTTTTGTAACAAAGAAGCTTGAAGACTTAGAAAAATATAAAAAATCTCTAATAAAATATGCAATATTAATGAGGCTAACATGGTTTTTACTAGCTGTTGATATTTTTCTTTTTGCTGAAAAAAATAATTGGTTGTTTGTTGTTCTATTTTATACTATATTTAGTTTACAGGGACTCTGTACAGCATTTACTAGTATTACATGGTTTAATTTAATACTTAAATTAGTACCTGAAAAATATAGAAGCCGCTTTTTCGGAATTCGATCAACTTGTGGAGGAATTTTTGAAACGTTAGGTGCTTATCTTATGGGGATTATTCTTAAAAGCTTTGGATATCCACTTAATTATGCTATACTTTTTTTGACTGCTTTTATTATTATGATGATATCACTATCATTTGTTTCCTTATTAGATGAGCCACCATTAAAAAAGCCAAAAAAACAGGTAGATAATAAAGAATACTTCAAAAATATGTTTATGATTTTAAAAGAAGATAAAAATTTTACAAGATATTTATTATCAGTTGCTTTAATAGCTGGTTTTGGTAAAATGCCGTTTGCCTTTCAAACAATATTTGCTAAGGACAAACTTGGTATAGGAACACAAGAGGTTGCAAATGCAACAACAATATTGTTGTTATCTCAAACATTTGGTTATATGATTTGGGGGATTGTTGGAACCAAAAAGGGCTTTAAAGCTACATTAGTTTTTTCTGCTATTATTTTTATTCCTGCGATTATACTTACATACTTTATGAAAAGTGTTTTCATATATTATATTTCGATATCTTTATTTGGTATAGCACAAAGTGCAAGAAATGTTAACGAAAGTAATCTAGCTGCAAATTTATGTAGAGACCCTTTAAAACAGCCATCATATATAGGTTTGAGAAATTTTTTAATGGGTCCATTTTTTGCTTTTAATGCTATGATAGCTGGATTTATTATTGATGTTTTTAGTGTTCAGATTCTTTTTATAATTTCAATAATTTCAATGATATCAGGATTTTTGATATTATCTTTTTGGGTTAAAGAATATAGAGTATAA
- the rpmE gene encoding 50S ribosomal protein L31, with the protein MKEGIHPNYYNDAVVKCACGETFITGSTKKEIHVEICSKCHPFFTGKQKFIDTTGRVEKFMKKYNLDQK; encoded by the coding sequence ATGAAAGAAGGTATACATCCAAATTATTATAATGATGCTGTAGTAAAATGTGCTTGTGGCGAAACCTTTATTACAGGTTCAACAAAGAAAGAAATACACGTTGAAATATGTTCAAAATGTCATCCTTTCTTTACTGGAAAACAAAAATTTATTGATACAACAGGTAGAGTTGAGAAGTTTATGAAGAAATATAATCTTGATCAGAAGTAA